DNA sequence from the Actinomycetota bacterium genome:
ATTCGTAGGTGAGCACATCCACGCTCCTTCCCAGAACCTCCTCCAGCTCTATCTTCAGGGAAGCCAGGTCCAGCAGGCTCTTCTCTCCACTCAATTCGATGAGGATGTCAACGTCGCTCTTCTCATCGCTTTCTTCCCTTGCGATTGAGCCAAAAATCGAGGCCTTGATCACATCGTGTTTATGGAGTACGGGTAAAATCTTCGCCTTTATCTCTTCTAAGGTCATCCTCTTACCCATCTCTTACTTCCCGATCAGTTTCGGCAGGTAGCGTCAAGGATTTTGTGTCAGCCACCTAGCCTTCCTCCTCCCATCCCAGG
Encoded proteins:
- a CDS encoding nucleotidyltransferase family protein is translated as MGKRMTLEEIKAKILPVLHKHDVIKASIFGSIAREESDEKSDVDILIELSGEKSLLDLASLKIELEEVLGRSVDVLTYESLHPLLKDRILSEQKVIL